A single genomic interval of Oncorhynchus tshawytscha isolate Ot180627B linkage group LG15, Otsh_v2.0, whole genome shotgun sequence harbors:
- the LOC112214790 gene encoding RNA-binding protein 4.1 isoform X2 has protein sequence MVKIFIGNLSPDTMAEELRSLFSQYGKVSECDIVKNFGFVHMKDKAEAEEAIKNLHHYELNGEQMNVEMSRGRPKSTTKLHVGNINSSCTNQEMRAKFEEYGPVVECDIVKDYAFVHLERMEDAMEAISGLDNTAFQGKLMSVKLSTSRLRTTPGMGERTGCYRCGQEGHWSKECPLDTSGNYREGAEPSSDPRFGGGCGYHRGLNVGVPGYSGSDPVYSGSYSAAHGFGDVPGYGRGAGYESTLSYGLPPGYGMSAAEHSMARVYASEAAYGGSSWSHGVVPAYPVRRSSYEDRDPYGAVDFYEKYRARPYGASYFEERRSVPLPSPPFPSSSAIMRERLPPSSPDLYERCPLPSPPTPLSSSYSRDRSPFRRIPTEAYERARLSPVPSLPRRSAYDIPRDPYAERARYAY, from the exons ATGGTGAAAATCTTCATTGGGAACTTGTCTCCAGACACCATGGCAGAGGAGCTGCGCTCCCTCTTCTCCCAGTATGGAAAGGTCTCTGAGTGTGACATCGTCAAGAACTTTGGGTTTGTGCACATGAAGGATAAAGCTGAAGCGGAGGAGGCCATCAAGAACCTCCACCACTATGAGCTCAACGGGGAGCAGATGAACGTGGAGATGAGCCGCGGCAGACCAAAGTCAACCACCAAGCTGCACGTGGGCAATATCAACAGCAGCTGCACCAACCAAGAGATGCGGGCAAAGTTTGAGGAGTACGGCCCTGTGGTGGAGTGTGACATAGTGAAGGACTACGCCTTTGTCCACTTGGAGCGTATGGAGGATGCCATGGAGGCCATCAGTGGGCTGGACAACACAGCCTTCCAAG GCAAACTGATGAGCGTGAAGCTTTCGACTAGCCGCCTGCGTACTACGccggggatgggagagaggacaggttgTTATCGGTGCGGGCAGGAAGGCCACTGGTCCAAAGAGTGCCCGCTCGACACTTCGGGCAACTACAGAGAGGGTGCCGAGCCAAGCTCTGACCCTAGGTTCGGCGGTGGCTGCGGTTATCACCGGGGCTTGAATGTCGGCGTTCCAGGTTACAGTGGCAGTGATCCAGTTTACAGTGGAAGCTATTCTGCCGCGCACGGCTTTGGCGATGTGCCCGGGTACGGCAGGGGTGCAGGCTATGAAAGCACATTGAGTTACGGGCTTCCGCCGGGTTACGGAATGAGCGCCGCCGAACATAGCATGGCACGGGTGTATGCCAGTGAGGCAGCGTACGGAGGCAGCAGCTGGAGCCACGGCGTGGTCCCAGCCTACCCTGTGCGCCGGTCATCGTATGAGGACCGTGATCCGTATGGTGCCGTGGACTTCTACGAGAAGTACCGGGCTCGCCCGTATGGAGCCAGTTATTTCGAAGAGCGCCGGTCTGTTCCTTTGCCCAGCCCACCGTTCCCTTCCTCCTCGGCCATAATGAGGGAGCGCCTGCCTCCCTCTAGCCCCGACCTATACGAGCGctgtcctctcccttctccaccaacccccctctcctcatcctacTCCCGCGACCGGAGCCCATTCCGGCGAATACCTACCGAGGCGTACGAGCGCGCGCGCCTCTCCCCGGTGCCCTCCCTCCCCAGAAGATCGGCTTACGACATCCCGCGGGACCCCTACGCCGAGCGGGCGCGATATGCTTACTAA